A DNA window from Micromonospora inyonensis contains the following coding sequences:
- a CDS encoding RNA-guided endonuclease InsQ/TnpB family protein, translating to MSSRVVKRAYRFRFYPTDQQRELLNRTFGCVRYVYNRALAERSRAWTQEQRRVTFAETCRMLTAWKNEPDTAWLYEVSNVALQQSLQHLQQAYVNFWAKRATYPTFKSKRTSKASATFTTSGFSFRDGQITLAKTDVPLDIVWSRPLPEGAQPSTVTVSRDAANRWHISILVEETIVVLPPATRAVGIDAGITSLVTLSTGEKVTNPRHEQRDRERLAVAQRRLARTAKGSHNRAKARLKVARVHARIADRRRDHLHKLSTRIIRENQTVVIEDLSVRNMVRNHSLARAISDAAWSQLRRQLEYKADWYGRTVIAIDRFYPSSKTCSACGVVVEKLPLSVRGWVCRCGATHDRDVNAAKAILAAGLAVSACGDGVRPSRV from the coding sequence ATGTCGAGTCGAGTGGTGAAGCGGGCGTACAGGTTCCGCTTCTACCCCACCGACCAGCAGCGGGAGCTGCTGAACCGGACGTTCGGCTGCGTGCGCTACGTCTACAACCGGGCGCTGGCCGAGCGGTCCCGCGCCTGGACACAGGAACAGCGGCGGGTCACGTTCGCCGAAACCTGCCGGATGCTCACCGCATGGAAGAACGAGCCCGACACGGCTTGGCTGTACGAGGTGTCGAACGTGGCACTTCAGCAGTCGTTGCAGCACCTTCAGCAGGCGTACGTGAACTTCTGGGCGAAGCGGGCGACGTATCCGACGTTCAAGTCCAAGCGCACGTCGAAGGCGTCAGCCACGTTCACCACGTCAGGGTTCTCGTTCCGCGACGGGCAGATCACACTGGCGAAGACGGACGTCCCGCTGGACATCGTGTGGTCCCGGCCCCTGCCCGAGGGCGCTCAACCGTCCACGGTCACGGTGTCCCGCGACGCGGCGAACCGCTGGCACATCTCGATCCTGGTGGAAGAGACCATCGTGGTTCTGCCGCCGGCAACCCGGGCGGTCGGGATCGACGCTGGGATCACCTCGCTGGTCACCCTTTCCACCGGGGAGAAGGTCACCAATCCGCGGCACGAGCAGCGGGATCGGGAGCGGCTGGCCGTGGCGCAGCGGCGGTTGGCCCGCACGGCGAAGGGCTCCCACAATCGGGCCAAGGCGCGGCTCAAGGTGGCCCGGGTGCACGCCCGGATCGCCGACCGGCGGCGGGATCACCTGCACAAGCTGTCCACGAGGATCATCCGCGAGAACCAAACGGTGGTCATCGAGGACCTGTCGGTCCGCAACATGGTCCGCAATCACAGCCTTGCCCGAGCGATCTCGGACGCGGCGTGGTCGCAGTTGCGGCGACAGTTGGAGTACAAGGCCGACTGGTACGGACGCACGGTCATCGCGATCGACCGGTTCTATCCGAGCAGCAAGACGTGCTCGGCGTGCGGCGTGGTTGTGGAGAAGCTGCCGTTGAGCGTCCGGGGGTGGGTGTGTCGCTGCGGCGCGACCCACGACCGGGACGTGAATGCGGCGAAGGCGATTTTGGCGGCGGGGCTCGCCGTGTCAGCCTGCGGAGATGGCGTGAGACCGTCCCGCGTCTAG